The Siniperca chuatsi isolate FFG_IHB_CAS linkage group LG7, ASM2008510v1, whole genome shotgun sequence genome includes a window with the following:
- the LOC122879548 gene encoding LOW QUALITY PROTEIN: extracellular calcium-sensing receptor-like (The sequence of the model RefSeq protein was modified relative to this genomic sequence to represent the inferred CDS: inserted 1 base in 1 codon), translating into MCAFLNINLCLLMCFMLLYPYFSSAVSPPLYSSSCRLQGQFHLNGMHKAGDVVLGGIFQIHFFSVFPDLSFTSAPQQPTCNGFDVLGFRQAQTMAFAIDEINRNSNLLPNVTLGYSLYDNCLELGIGFRAALSLVSGQEEQFILDETCVGTPPVLGIVGDSSSTRSIAISSVLGLYRVPMVSYFATCSCLSDRQKFPSFFRTIPSDAFQVRAMIQILKHFGWTWAGLLISDDDYGLHAARSFQSDFVQSGGGCLAYFEVLPWGNDPAELRRIVDVMKKSTARIVIVFAHESHMINLIEEVVRQNVTGLQWMASEAWIAATVLQTPHLMPYLGGTMGIAIRRGEIAGLXEFLSRIRPDLHHNNNVYGNSMINQFWEYTFQCRFAPLPAGWVEAGGALCTGQEDLENVETEFLDISNLRPEYNVYKAVYALAYALDEMLQCEPGRGPFSGHSCATLQRLEPWQLMYYMEKVNFTTPFGDQVSFDENGDALPIYDIMNWLRLPDGRTKLQNVGEVKRSAFKGEELTIDEDKIFWNFDSKQPPQSVCSESCPPGTRMARKKGEPVCCFDCIPCSEGKINNKTDSIECTSCPEDFWSSPQRDHCVPKKTEFLSYHEPLGICLTATSLLGTFICAVVLGIFIYHHKTPIVRANNSELSFLLLVSLKLCFLCSLLFIGRPSLWTCQLRHAAFGISFVLCVSCILVKTMVVLAVFKASKPGGGASLKWFGAVQQRGTVIVLTSIQAAICTAWLVSSSPSPHKNTQYHNDKIVYECVVGSTVGFAVLLGYIGLLAILSFLIAFIARNLPDSFNEAKLITFSMLIFCAVWVAFVPAYISSPGKYADAVEVFAILASSFGLLVSLFGPKCYIILLRPERNTKKAIMGRGIKS; encoded by the exons atgtgtgcatttttaaatatcaactTGTGCTTGCTcatgtgtttcatgttgttgtaTCCCTACTTTTCTTCTGCTGTGTCCCCTCCTCTTTATTCCTCCTCCTGCCGGTTACAGGGACAGTTTCATCTAAATGGGATGCACAAGGCTGGAGATGTTGTTCTAGGTGGGATATTTCAGATCcacttcttctctgtctttcctgACCTGTCTTTTACATCAGCGCCACAACAGCCTACCTGCAATGG TTTTGATGTTCTAGGATTCAGGCAGGCACAGACCATGGCCTTTGCTATTGATGAGATCAACAGAAACTCCAACCTGCTACCTAATGTGACTCTGGGATACAGTCTTTATGATAACTGTCTCGAACTGGGAATTGGATTCCGTGCAGCGTTGTCCTTAGTCAGTGGTCAAGAGGAGCAGTTTATATTAGACGAGACCTGTGTAGGAACCCCCCCAGTCCTGGGAATTGTGGGTGATTCTTCATCTACACGTTCTATTGCCATCTCCTCTGTCTTAGGTTTGTACAGAGTACCTATG GTGAGTTATTTTGCCACATGTTCCTGCCTGAGTGACCGGCAAAAGTTTCCATCCTTCTTTAGGACGATCCCAAGTGATGCTTTCCAG GTGCGTGCTATGATTCAGATTCTAAAACACTTTGGCTGGACTTGGGCAGGTCTGCTGAtcagtgatgatgattatgGACTCCACGCTGCCAGATCCTTTCAATCTGACTTTGTTCAGTCTGGTGGAGGTTGTCTGGCCTACTTCGAGGTTTTGCCCTGGGGCAATGACCCAGCTGAACTAAGGAGGATTGTGGATGTGATGAAGAAATCAACAGCTcgcattgtcattgtgtttgcACATGAGAGTCACATGATCAATCTAATTGAAGAG GTGGTGAGGCAGAATGTGACAGGCCTGCAGTGGATGGCCAGTGAAGCCTGGATAGCAGCTACTGTGCTCCAGACCCCCCACCTCATGCCTTACCTGGGTGGGACAATGGGCATCGCCATCCGTCGAGGAGAAATAGCAGGGC TGGAATTCCTCTCACGAATACGTCCTGACCTacaccacaacaacaatgtCTATGGAAATAGCATG aTTAATCAGTTTTGGGAGTACACATTTCAGTGTAGATTTGCACCACTTCCAGCAGGTTGGGTGGAAGCTGGGGGAGCACTATGCACTGGACAGGAAGATCTAGAGAATGTGGAGACTGAGTTCTTGGACATTTCAAATCTCAGGCCGGAGTACAATGTGTACAAGGCTGTCTATGCTCTGGCGTATGCCCTTGATGAAATGCTGCAGTGTGAGCCAGGGAGAGGGCCTTTCAGTGGGCACAGCTGTGCCACTTTGCAAAGACTGGAGCCATGGCAG CTTATGTATTACATGGAAAAGGTCAACTTCACCACACCATTTGGTGATCAAGTGTCATTTGATGAGAATGGTGATGCCCTACCAATCTATGATATCATGAACTGGCTGCGGCTCCCTGATGGAAGAACTAAACTTCAGAATGTGGGTGAGGTTAAGAGGTCGGCCTTCAAAGGTGAAGAACTCACAATTGATGAAGACAAAATCTTCTGGAACTTTGACTCCAAACAG CCACCCCAGTCAGTGTGCAGTGAGAGCTGTCCTCCAGGTACCCGCATGGCCAGAAAGAAAGGGGAACCTGTGTGCTGTTTTGACTGCATCCCTTGTTCTGAGGGAAAGATCAACAATAAGACTG ACTCCATTGAGTGCACCAGTTGTCCAGAGGACTTCTGGTCCAGCCCCCAGCGTGACCACTGTGTTCCTAAGAAAACGGAGTTCCTCTCCTACCATGAACCTCTGGGTATCTGCTTGACAGCCACCTCATTGCTGGGCACATTTATCTGTGCTGTTGTCCTGGGGATCTTTATCTATCATCACAAAACACCTATAGTACGTGCCAACAATTCAGAACTGAGTTTCCTGCTCTTGGTGTCACTTAAACTATGTTTCCTCTGCTCACTGCTGTTTATCGGCCGTCCCAGCCTGTGGACATGCCAGCTGAGACATGCAGCATTTGGGATCAGCTTTGTGCTTTGTGTCTCATGCATCCTGGTGAAAACCATGGTGGTTCTGGCTGTATTCAAGGCCTCCAAGCCAGGAGGCGGAGCCAGTCTGAAGTGGTTTGGTGCTGTGCAGCAGAGAGGGACAGTTATTGTTCTTACTTCTATTCAGGCAGCAATCTGCACTGCCTGGCTTGTCTCTTCCTCACCATCTCCTCATAAAAACACTCAATACCACAATGACAAGATAGTTTATGAGTGTGTAGTCGGGTCCACAGTTGGTTTTGCAGTGTTACTGGGTTACATTGGTTTACTGGCTATCCTCAGTTTTCTGATTGCATTTATAGCAAGGAATCTTCCAGATAGTTTCAATGAGGCCAAACTTATTACATTCAGCATGCTGATCTTCTGTGCTGTGTGGGTGGCCTTTGTTCCTGCTTATATCAGCTCACCAGGCAAATATGCAGATGCAGTGGAGGTATTTGCCATCCTGGCCTCCAGTTTTGGTCTCTTGGTGTCACTGTTTGGacctaaatgttacataatcCTGCTGAGACCAGAGAGGAACACAAAGAAAGCAATCATGGGTCGGGGCATCAAGTCATAA
- the LOC122879544 gene encoding extracellular calcium-sensing receptor-like isoform X2, with protein sequence MERPGLSTKSVKENKEIWGQFHLNGMHKAGDVVLGGLFGIHFFSVFPDLSFTSEPQQPTCHGFDVLGFRQAQTMAFAIDEINRNSNLLPNVTLGYSLYDNCIKLGIGFRAALSLVSGQEEQFILDKNCVGTPPVLGIVGDSISTSSIAISSVLGLYRVPMVSYFATCSCLSDRQKFPSFFRTIPSDAFQVRAMIQILKHFGWTWAGLLVSDDDYGLHAARSFQSDFVQSGGGCLAYFEVLSWGKDPAELMRIVDVMKKSTALVVIVFAHESYMINLMEEVVRQNVTGLQWMASEAAIAGIVFHTPHLMPYLGGTLGIGIRRGEIAGLREFLSRIRPDLHHNNVYGNSMVKQFWEYTFQCRFAPLPAGWVEAGGALCTGQEDLENVETEFLDISNLRPEYNVYKAVYALAYALDEMLQCEPGRGPFSGHSCATLQRLEPWQLMYYMEKVNFTTPFGDQVSFDENGDALPIYDIMNWLRLPDGRTRLQNVGEVKRLAFKGEELTIDEDKIFWNFESKKPPQSVCSESCPPGTRMARKKGEPVCCFDCIPCSEGKISNKTDSMECTSCPEDLWSSPQRDYCVPKKTEFLSYHEPLGICLTATSLLGTFICAVVLVIFIYHHSTPIVRANNSELSFLLLVSLKLCFLCSLLFIGRPRLWTCQLRHAAFGISFVLCVSCILVKTMVVLAVFKASKPGGGASLKWFGAVQQRGTVIVLTSLQASICTAWLVSSSPSPHKNTQYHNDKIVYECVVGSTVGFAVLLGYIGLLAILSFLIAFIARNLPDSFNEAKLITFSMLIFCAVWVAFVPTYISSPGKYADAVEVFAILASSFGLLVSLFGPKCYIILLRPERNTKKAIMGRGIQS encoded by the exons ATGGAGCGTCCAGGTTTGTCCACAAAGTCTGTGAAGGAAAACAAGGAAATTTGG GGACAGTTTCATCTAAATGGGATGCACAAGGCTGGAGATGTTGTTCTAGGTGGACTGTTCGGGATCcacttcttctctgtctttcctgACCTGTCTTTTACTTCAGAGCCACAACAGCCTACCTGCCACGG TTTTGATGTTCTAGGATTCAGGCAGGCACAGACCATGGCCTTTGCTATTGATGAGATAAACAGAAACTCCAACCTGCTACCTAATGTGACTCTGGGATACAGTCTTTATGATAACTGCATCAAACTAGGAATTGGATTCCGTGCAGCGTTGTCCTTAGTCAGTGGTCAAGAGGAGCAGTTTATATTAGACAAGAACTGTGTAGGAACCCCCCCAGTCCTGGGAATTGTGGGTGATTCTATCTCTACAAGTTCTATTGCCATCTCCTCTGTCTTAGGTTTGTACAGAGTACCTATG GTGAGTTATTTTGCCACATGTTCCTGCCTGAGTGACCGGCAAAAGTTTCCATCCTTCTTTAGGACGATCCCAAGTGATGCTTTCCAG GTGCGTGCTATGATTCAGATTCTAAAACACTTTGGCTGGACTTGGGCAGGTCTGCTGGtcagtgatgatgattatgGACTCCACGCTGCCAGATCCTTTCAATCTGACTTTGTTCAGTCTGGTGGAGGTTGTCTGGCCTACTTCGAGGTTTTGTCCTGGGGCAAAGACCCAGCTGAACTAATGAGGATTGTGGATGTGATGAAGAAATCTACAGCTCTTGTGGTCATTGTATTTGCACATGAGAGTTACATGATTAATCTCATGGAAGAG GTTGTGAGGCAGAATGTGACAGGCCTGCAGTGGATGGCCAGTGAAGCTGCGATAGCAGGTATTGTGTTCCACACCCCCCACCTCATGCCTTACCTGGGTGGCACACTGGGCATCGGCATCCGTCGAGGAGAAATAGCAGGGCTCAGGGAATTCCTCTCACGAATACGTCCTGACCTACACCACAACAATGTCTATGGAAATAGCATG GTGAAACAGTTTTGGGAATACACATTTCAGTGTAGATTTGCACCACTTCCAGCAGGTTGGGTGGAAGCTGGGGGAGCATTATGCACTGGACAGGAAGATCTAGAGAATGTGGAGACTGAGTTCTTGGACATTTCAAATCTCAGGCCGGAGTACAATGTGTACAAGGCTGTCTATGCTCTGGCGTATGCCCTTGATGAAATGCTGCAGTGTGAGCCAGGGAGAGGGCCTTTCAGTGGGCACAGCTGTGCCACTTTGCAAAGACTGGAGCCATGGCAG CTTATGTATTACATGGAAAAGGTCAACTTCACCACACCATTTGGTGATCAAGTGTCATTTGATGAGAATGGTGATGCCCTACCAATCTATGATATCATGAACTGGCTGCGGCTCCCTGATGGAAGAACGAGACTTCAGAATGTGGGTGAGGTTAAGAGGTTGGCCTTCAAAGGTGAAGAACTCACAATTGATGAAGACAAAATCTTCTGGAACTTTGAATCAAAAAAG CCACCCCAGTCAGTGTGCAGTGAGAGCTGTCCTCCAGGTACCCGCATGGCCAGAAAGAAAGGGGAACCTGTGTGCTGTTTTGACTGCATCCCTTGTTCTGAGGGAAAGATCAGCAATAAGACTG ACTCCATGGAGTGCACCAGTTGTCCAGAGGATTTGTGGTCCAGCCCCCAGCGTGACTACTGTGTTCCTAAGAAAACGGAGTTCCTATCCTACCATGAACCTCTGGGTATCTGCTTGACCGCCACCTCTTTGCTGGGCACATTTATCTGTGCTGTTGTCCTGGTGATCTTTATCTATCATCACAGTACACCTATAGTACGCGCCAACAATTCAGAACTGAGTTTCCTGCTCTTGGTGTCACTTAAACTATGTTTCCTCTGCTCACTGCTGTTTATCGGCCGCCCCAGGCTGTGGACATGCCAGCTGAGACATGCAGCATTTGGGATCAGCTTTGTGCTTTGTGTCTCATGCATCCTGGTGAAAACCATGGTGGTTCTGGCTGTTTTCAAGGCCTCCAAGCCAGGAGGTGGAGCCAGTCTGAAGTGGTTTGGTGCTGTGCAGCAGAGAGGGACAGTTATTGTTCTTACTTCTCTTCAGGCGTCAATCTGCACTGCCTGGCTCGTCTCTTCCTCACCATCTCCTCATAAAAACACTCAATACCACAATGACAAGATAGTTTATGAGTGTGTGGTCGGGTCCACAGTTGGTTTTGCAGTGTTACTGGGCTATATTGGTTTACTGGCTATCCTCAGTTTTCTGATTGCATTTATAGCAAGGAATCTTCCAGATAGTTTCAATGAGGCCAAACTCATTACTTTCAGCATGCTGATCTTCTGTGCTGTGTGGGTGGCCTTTGTTCCTACATACATTAGCTCACCAGGCAAATATGCAGATGCAGTGGAGGTATTTGCCATCCTGGCCTCCAGTTTTGGTCTCTTGGTATCACTGTTTGGACCCAAATGTTACATAATCCTTCTGAGACCAGAGAGGAACACAAAGAAAGCAATCATGGGTCGAGGCATCCAGTCATAA
- the LOC122879544 gene encoding extracellular calcium-sensing receptor-like isoform X1 — MTGLRKGVNRRKVMWAFLDINLLLLMCFMLLYSYVSSTVSSPLYSSSCRLQGQFHLNGMHKAGDVVLGGLFGIHFFSVFPDLSFTSEPQQPTCHGFDVLGFRQAQTMAFAIDEINRNSNLLPNVTLGYSLYDNCIKLGIGFRAALSLVSGQEEQFILDKNCVGTPPVLGIVGDSISTSSIAISSVLGLYRVPMVSYFATCSCLSDRQKFPSFFRTIPSDAFQVRAMIQILKHFGWTWAGLLVSDDDYGLHAARSFQSDFVQSGGGCLAYFEVLSWGKDPAELMRIVDVMKKSTALVVIVFAHESYMINLMEEVVRQNVTGLQWMASEAAIAGIVFHTPHLMPYLGGTLGIGIRRGEIAGLREFLSRIRPDLHHNNVYGNSMVKQFWEYTFQCRFAPLPAGWVEAGGALCTGQEDLENVETEFLDISNLRPEYNVYKAVYALAYALDEMLQCEPGRGPFSGHSCATLQRLEPWQLMYYMEKVNFTTPFGDQVSFDENGDALPIYDIMNWLRLPDGRTRLQNVGEVKRLAFKGEELTIDEDKIFWNFESKKPPQSVCSESCPPGTRMARKKGEPVCCFDCIPCSEGKISNKTDSMECTSCPEDLWSSPQRDYCVPKKTEFLSYHEPLGICLTATSLLGTFICAVVLVIFIYHHSTPIVRANNSELSFLLLVSLKLCFLCSLLFIGRPRLWTCQLRHAAFGISFVLCVSCILVKTMVVLAVFKASKPGGGASLKWFGAVQQRGTVIVLTSLQASICTAWLVSSSPSPHKNTQYHNDKIVYECVVGSTVGFAVLLGYIGLLAILSFLIAFIARNLPDSFNEAKLITFSMLIFCAVWVAFVPTYISSPGKYADAVEVFAILASSFGLLVSLFGPKCYIILLRPERNTKKAIMGRGIQS, encoded by the exons ATGACTGGGCTCAGAAAAGGGGTAAACAGGAGGAAAGTCATGTGGGCATTTTTAGATATCAACTTGCTCTTGCTcatgtgtttcatgttgttgtaTTCCTACGTTTCTTCTACTGTGTCCTCCCCTCTTTATTCCTCCTCCTGCCGGTTACAGGGACAGTTTCATCTAAATGGGATGCACAAGGCTGGAGATGTTGTTCTAGGTGGACTGTTCGGGATCcacttcttctctgtctttcctgACCTGTCTTTTACTTCAGAGCCACAACAGCCTACCTGCCACGG TTTTGATGTTCTAGGATTCAGGCAGGCACAGACCATGGCCTTTGCTATTGATGAGATAAACAGAAACTCCAACCTGCTACCTAATGTGACTCTGGGATACAGTCTTTATGATAACTGCATCAAACTAGGAATTGGATTCCGTGCAGCGTTGTCCTTAGTCAGTGGTCAAGAGGAGCAGTTTATATTAGACAAGAACTGTGTAGGAACCCCCCCAGTCCTGGGAATTGTGGGTGATTCTATCTCTACAAGTTCTATTGCCATCTCCTCTGTCTTAGGTTTGTACAGAGTACCTATG GTGAGTTATTTTGCCACATGTTCCTGCCTGAGTGACCGGCAAAAGTTTCCATCCTTCTTTAGGACGATCCCAAGTGATGCTTTCCAG GTGCGTGCTATGATTCAGATTCTAAAACACTTTGGCTGGACTTGGGCAGGTCTGCTGGtcagtgatgatgattatgGACTCCACGCTGCCAGATCCTTTCAATCTGACTTTGTTCAGTCTGGTGGAGGTTGTCTGGCCTACTTCGAGGTTTTGTCCTGGGGCAAAGACCCAGCTGAACTAATGAGGATTGTGGATGTGATGAAGAAATCTACAGCTCTTGTGGTCATTGTATTTGCACATGAGAGTTACATGATTAATCTCATGGAAGAG GTTGTGAGGCAGAATGTGACAGGCCTGCAGTGGATGGCCAGTGAAGCTGCGATAGCAGGTATTGTGTTCCACACCCCCCACCTCATGCCTTACCTGGGTGGCACACTGGGCATCGGCATCCGTCGAGGAGAAATAGCAGGGCTCAGGGAATTCCTCTCACGAATACGTCCTGACCTACACCACAACAATGTCTATGGAAATAGCATG GTGAAACAGTTTTGGGAATACACATTTCAGTGTAGATTTGCACCACTTCCAGCAGGTTGGGTGGAAGCTGGGGGAGCATTATGCACTGGACAGGAAGATCTAGAGAATGTGGAGACTGAGTTCTTGGACATTTCAAATCTCAGGCCGGAGTACAATGTGTACAAGGCTGTCTATGCTCTGGCGTATGCCCTTGATGAAATGCTGCAGTGTGAGCCAGGGAGAGGGCCTTTCAGTGGGCACAGCTGTGCCACTTTGCAAAGACTGGAGCCATGGCAG CTTATGTATTACATGGAAAAGGTCAACTTCACCACACCATTTGGTGATCAAGTGTCATTTGATGAGAATGGTGATGCCCTACCAATCTATGATATCATGAACTGGCTGCGGCTCCCTGATGGAAGAACGAGACTTCAGAATGTGGGTGAGGTTAAGAGGTTGGCCTTCAAAGGTGAAGAACTCACAATTGATGAAGACAAAATCTTCTGGAACTTTGAATCAAAAAAG CCACCCCAGTCAGTGTGCAGTGAGAGCTGTCCTCCAGGTACCCGCATGGCCAGAAAGAAAGGGGAACCTGTGTGCTGTTTTGACTGCATCCCTTGTTCTGAGGGAAAGATCAGCAATAAGACTG ACTCCATGGAGTGCACCAGTTGTCCAGAGGATTTGTGGTCCAGCCCCCAGCGTGACTACTGTGTTCCTAAGAAAACGGAGTTCCTATCCTACCATGAACCTCTGGGTATCTGCTTGACCGCCACCTCTTTGCTGGGCACATTTATCTGTGCTGTTGTCCTGGTGATCTTTATCTATCATCACAGTACACCTATAGTACGCGCCAACAATTCAGAACTGAGTTTCCTGCTCTTGGTGTCACTTAAACTATGTTTCCTCTGCTCACTGCTGTTTATCGGCCGCCCCAGGCTGTGGACATGCCAGCTGAGACATGCAGCATTTGGGATCAGCTTTGTGCTTTGTGTCTCATGCATCCTGGTGAAAACCATGGTGGTTCTGGCTGTTTTCAAGGCCTCCAAGCCAGGAGGTGGAGCCAGTCTGAAGTGGTTTGGTGCTGTGCAGCAGAGAGGGACAGTTATTGTTCTTACTTCTCTTCAGGCGTCAATCTGCACTGCCTGGCTCGTCTCTTCCTCACCATCTCCTCATAAAAACACTCAATACCACAATGACAAGATAGTTTATGAGTGTGTGGTCGGGTCCACAGTTGGTTTTGCAGTGTTACTGGGCTATATTGGTTTACTGGCTATCCTCAGTTTTCTGATTGCATTTATAGCAAGGAATCTTCCAGATAGTTTCAATGAGGCCAAACTCATTACTTTCAGCATGCTGATCTTCTGTGCTGTGTGGGTGGCCTTTGTTCCTACATACATTAGCTCACCAGGCAAATATGCAGATGCAGTGGAGGTATTTGCCATCCTGGCCTCCAGTTTTGGTCTCTTGGTATCACTGTTTGGACCCAAATGTTACATAATCCTTCTGAGACCAGAGAGGAACACAAAGAAAGCAATCATGGGTCGAGGCATCCAGTCATAA
- the LOC122879544 gene encoding extracellular calcium-sensing receptor-like isoform X3, which translates to MTGLRKGVNRRKVMWAFLDINLLLLMCFMLLYSYVSSTVSSPLYSSSCRLQGQFHLNGMHKAGDVVLGGLFGIHFFSVFPDLSFTSEPQQPTCHGFDVLGFRQAQTMAFAIDEINRNSNLLPNVTLGYSLYDNCIKLGIGFRAALSLVSGQEEQFILDKNCVGTPPVLGIVGDSISTSSIAISSVLGLYRVPMVSYFATCSCLSDRQKFPSFFRTIPSDAFQVVRQNVTGLQWMASEAAIAGIVFHTPHLMPYLGGTLGIGIRRGEIAGLREFLSRIRPDLHHNNVYGNSMVKQFWEYTFQCRFAPLPAGWVEAGGALCTGQEDLENVETEFLDISNLRPEYNVYKAVYALAYALDEMLQCEPGRGPFSGHSCATLQRLEPWQLMYYMEKVNFTTPFGDQVSFDENGDALPIYDIMNWLRLPDGRTRLQNVGEVKRLAFKGEELTIDEDKIFWNFESKKPPQSVCSESCPPGTRMARKKGEPVCCFDCIPCSEGKISNKTDSMECTSCPEDLWSSPQRDYCVPKKTEFLSYHEPLGICLTATSLLGTFICAVVLVIFIYHHSTPIVRANNSELSFLLLVSLKLCFLCSLLFIGRPRLWTCQLRHAAFGISFVLCVSCILVKTMVVLAVFKASKPGGGASLKWFGAVQQRGTVIVLTSLQASICTAWLVSSSPSPHKNTQYHNDKIVYECVVGSTVGFAVLLGYIGLLAILSFLIAFIARNLPDSFNEAKLITFSMLIFCAVWVAFVPTYISSPGKYADAVEVFAILASSFGLLVSLFGPKCYIILLRPERNTKKAIMGRGIQS; encoded by the exons ATGACTGGGCTCAGAAAAGGGGTAAACAGGAGGAAAGTCATGTGGGCATTTTTAGATATCAACTTGCTCTTGCTcatgtgtttcatgttgttgtaTTCCTACGTTTCTTCTACTGTGTCCTCCCCTCTTTATTCCTCCTCCTGCCGGTTACAGGGACAGTTTCATCTAAATGGGATGCACAAGGCTGGAGATGTTGTTCTAGGTGGACTGTTCGGGATCcacttcttctctgtctttcctgACCTGTCTTTTACTTCAGAGCCACAACAGCCTACCTGCCACGG TTTTGATGTTCTAGGATTCAGGCAGGCACAGACCATGGCCTTTGCTATTGATGAGATAAACAGAAACTCCAACCTGCTACCTAATGTGACTCTGGGATACAGTCTTTATGATAACTGCATCAAACTAGGAATTGGATTCCGTGCAGCGTTGTCCTTAGTCAGTGGTCAAGAGGAGCAGTTTATATTAGACAAGAACTGTGTAGGAACCCCCCCAGTCCTGGGAATTGTGGGTGATTCTATCTCTACAAGTTCTATTGCCATCTCCTCTGTCTTAGGTTTGTACAGAGTACCTATG GTGAGTTATTTTGCCACATGTTCCTGCCTGAGTGACCGGCAAAAGTTTCCATCCTTCTTTAGGACGATCCCAAGTGATGCTTTCCAG GTTGTGAGGCAGAATGTGACAGGCCTGCAGTGGATGGCCAGTGAAGCTGCGATAGCAGGTATTGTGTTCCACACCCCCCACCTCATGCCTTACCTGGGTGGCACACTGGGCATCGGCATCCGTCGAGGAGAAATAGCAGGGCTCAGGGAATTCCTCTCACGAATACGTCCTGACCTACACCACAACAATGTCTATGGAAATAGCATG GTGAAACAGTTTTGGGAATACACATTTCAGTGTAGATTTGCACCACTTCCAGCAGGTTGGGTGGAAGCTGGGGGAGCATTATGCACTGGACAGGAAGATCTAGAGAATGTGGAGACTGAGTTCTTGGACATTTCAAATCTCAGGCCGGAGTACAATGTGTACAAGGCTGTCTATGCTCTGGCGTATGCCCTTGATGAAATGCTGCAGTGTGAGCCAGGGAGAGGGCCTTTCAGTGGGCACAGCTGTGCCACTTTGCAAAGACTGGAGCCATGGCAG CTTATGTATTACATGGAAAAGGTCAACTTCACCACACCATTTGGTGATCAAGTGTCATTTGATGAGAATGGTGATGCCCTACCAATCTATGATATCATGAACTGGCTGCGGCTCCCTGATGGAAGAACGAGACTTCAGAATGTGGGTGAGGTTAAGAGGTTGGCCTTCAAAGGTGAAGAACTCACAATTGATGAAGACAAAATCTTCTGGAACTTTGAATCAAAAAAG CCACCCCAGTCAGTGTGCAGTGAGAGCTGTCCTCCAGGTACCCGCATGGCCAGAAAGAAAGGGGAACCTGTGTGCTGTTTTGACTGCATCCCTTGTTCTGAGGGAAAGATCAGCAATAAGACTG ACTCCATGGAGTGCACCAGTTGTCCAGAGGATTTGTGGTCCAGCCCCCAGCGTGACTACTGTGTTCCTAAGAAAACGGAGTTCCTATCCTACCATGAACCTCTGGGTATCTGCTTGACCGCCACCTCTTTGCTGGGCACATTTATCTGTGCTGTTGTCCTGGTGATCTTTATCTATCATCACAGTACACCTATAGTACGCGCCAACAATTCAGAACTGAGTTTCCTGCTCTTGGTGTCACTTAAACTATGTTTCCTCTGCTCACTGCTGTTTATCGGCCGCCCCAGGCTGTGGACATGCCAGCTGAGACATGCAGCATTTGGGATCAGCTTTGTGCTTTGTGTCTCATGCATCCTGGTGAAAACCATGGTGGTTCTGGCTGTTTTCAAGGCCTCCAAGCCAGGAGGTGGAGCCAGTCTGAAGTGGTTTGGTGCTGTGCAGCAGAGAGGGACAGTTATTGTTCTTACTTCTCTTCAGGCGTCAATCTGCACTGCCTGGCTCGTCTCTTCCTCACCATCTCCTCATAAAAACACTCAATACCACAATGACAAGATAGTTTATGAGTGTGTGGTCGGGTCCACAGTTGGTTTTGCAGTGTTACTGGGCTATATTGGTTTACTGGCTATCCTCAGTTTTCTGATTGCATTTATAGCAAGGAATCTTCCAGATAGTTTCAATGAGGCCAAACTCATTACTTTCAGCATGCTGATCTTCTGTGCTGTGTGGGTGGCCTTTGTTCCTACATACATTAGCTCACCAGGCAAATATGCAGATGCAGTGGAGGTATTTGCCATCCTGGCCTCCAGTTTTGGTCTCTTGGTATCACTGTTTGGACCCAAATGTTACATAATCCTTCTGAGACCAGAGAGGAACACAAAGAAAGCAATCATGGGTCGAGGCATCCAGTCATAA